One Pochonia chlamydosporia 170 chromosome 5, whole genome shotgun sequence DNA segment encodes these proteins:
- a CDS encoding proteasome maturation ans ribosome synthesis protein Nop10 (similar to Cordyceps militaris CM01 XP_006670125.1), which produces MATPPPEPDAPQTVLKPIHSLVLDTGPLIKNDPPVSALLSQAEKLYTIPSVIPEIRDPATRARVETTLLPFVTVRAPGPASIKFVTDFARRTGDLAVLSRPDIEVIALGYELECERNGGDWRLRNTPGQKRLNGRPNGAENKENTESGTSEDVSEPVAADGEAKPVTEVEQTESPDLETKLDDMTLESTQEAEKTIVEEDTTVEETPATSDAPEDQPSNTELTAAAGDDSDDEGWITPSNLKKHQAADTSGSTPSQPAQKTLQSAILTSDYAMQNVALRININLITPTFSRITHLKNWVLRCHGCFAITKEMEKQFCPKCGQPTLTRTSCSTDQHGNFQVHLKKNFQWNNRGNVYSVPKAVHGSANGRLPKGSGGKNGWGRDLILAEDQKEYVKASEEQKRQRKLDIMDQDYLPGILSGRRTGGAGKVSVGAGRNINSKKKR; this is translated from the coding sequence ATGGCTACCCCGCCACCGGAGCCCGACGCTCCTCAAACCGTCCTCAAGCCAATTCACAGCCTGGTTCTCGATACTGGCCCATTGATCAAAAACGACCCGCCCGTGAGCGCACTCCTCTCACAAGCCGAAAAGCTATACACGATCCCATCCGTCATACCCGAAATCAGAGACCCCGCTACACGCGCACGAGTTGAAACAACGCTGCTACCCTTTGTGACGGTCCGCGCGCCGGGTCCTGCGAGTATAAAGTTTGTGACCGACTTTGCCAGACGGACGGGTGACCTGGCGGTGCTCAGCAGGCCTGATATCGAGGTTATAGCCCTTGGGTATGAGTTGGAGTGCGAGCGAAACGGCGGCGACTGGCGACTGAGAAACACTCCGGGCCAGAAGAGGTTGAATGGCCGACCGAATGGCGCAGAGAACAAGGAAAATACCGAGAGTGGTACATCAGAAGATGTGAGCGAGCCAGTTGCAGCCGATGGTGAGGCCAAGCCGGTGACAGAAGTTGAACAGACTGAGTCGCCTGATTTGGAAACCAAGTTGGACGACATGACTCTGGAATCTacgcaagaagcagagaaaaCCATTGTCGAGGAAGACACCACGGTTGAAGAGACACCAGCTACCTCCGATGCACCAGAGGATCAACCATCAAACACTGAGTTAACGGCAGCAGCTGGAGACGACTCAGACGACGAAGGCTGGATCACACCCTCCAACCTCAAGAAGCACCAAGCAGCCGACACATCAGGCAGCACCCCTTCCCAGCCCGCGCAAAAGACCCTCCAATCTGCCATCCTCACCTCCGACTACGCCATGCAAAACGTCGCCCTCCGAATTaacatcaacctcatcacaCCCACCTTCTCGCGCATCACGCACCTCAAGAACTGGGTCCTccgctgccatggctgcttcgccatcaccaaagaAATGGAAAAGCAGTTCTGTCCCAAGTGTGGTCAACCAACACTCACTCGCACAAGCTGCTCGACCGACCAGCACGGCAACTTCCAGGTCCATCTCAAGAAGAACTTTCAGTGGAATAACCGCGGCAATGTGTACAGTGTTCCGAAGGCTGTTCACGGGTCTGCCAACGGACGATTGCCCAAGGGCTCGGGCGGGAAGAATGGCTGGGGCAGAGATCTTATTCTTGCAGAGGACCAGAAGGAGTATGTCAAGGCGAGCGAGGAGCAgaagaggcagaggaagCTGGATATCATGGACCAGGACTATTTACCTGggattttgagtgggaggaGGACCGGTGGTGCCGGCAAGGTGAGTGTCGGGGCTGGCAGGAACATCaattccaagaagaagaggtag
- a CDS encoding S-adenosylmethionine decarboxylase proenzyme (similar to Neosartorya fischeri NRRL 181 XP_001266168.1), whose protein sequence is MVNLSVPKNYTFSPSSATPHLTINHDVAADLDSSNAFEGPEKLLEVWFASSPTALPASAAPNGLKSVPADTWVSMLDMVNCKILSVLESDDVDAYLLSESSMFVFPHKLILKTCGTTTLLLGLQRLLHIAAVNAGFPFHNANSVNDVRAAATPYRVFYSRKNFLFPDQQKGPHRSWKQEVKYLDDTLEGGGSAYMVGKMNGDHWYLYITSPNQTLTPPLTPDSEINCQPTPATTISSDGGSSAGGSYSQNDETLEILMTDLDPENAKQFYLSHASAVASDKFAAEAKDARKKAQDSLGCFANSPEEIDVFGHCDDGDFEAGKAEVTEELTTEGHALGSVVSENCGLNDVYPTSVYPDARVDSYLFSPCGFSANGVVPAPPSGEGEKPGATHYFTVHVTPEPGFSFASFETNVPGGQKGRNTAEIIEHVVNIFRPGRFSVTLFEAKGRSANPYGMGDGTFKSLSMQRLVDPVRGYRRVDRIVHDFEDYDLVFRFYEREDWLGDKAARVGEID, encoded by the coding sequence ATGGTCAACCTTTCGGTGCCAAAGAATTATACATTTTCTCCGTCTTCGGCTACACCGCATTTGACAATCAATCATGATGTCGCTGCGGATCTGGATTCCAGCAATGCCTTTGAAGGGCCCGAGAAGCTGCTAGAGGTGTGGTTTGCATCCAGCCCCACGGCTTTGCCTGCCTCCGCTGCACCCAATGGTTTGAAGAGTGTCCCTGCGGACACATGGGTCAgcatgttggacatggtcaaCTGCAAAATCTTGTCTGTTCTCGAGTccgacgatgtcgatgcctATTTGCTCTCCGAGTCGAGCATGTTTGTTTTCCCACACAAACTCATTCTCAAGACCTGCGGAACAACTAccctgcttcttggccttcagCGTTTGCTTCACATTGCAGCTGTCAATGCTGGATTCCCCTTCCACAATGCAAACTCGGTCAACGACGTGCGAGCTGCGGCTACGCCATACCGCGTGTTTTACAGTCGCAAGAATTTTTTGTTCCCTGACCAGCAGAAAGGGCCTCACCGGAGCTGGAAGCAGGAGGTTAAGTACTTGGATGATACGCTCGAAGGAGGTGGCAGCGCATACAtggttggcaagatgaaCGGGGACCATTGGTATCTCTATATCACctcaccaaaccagacactgACTCCTCCTCTCACTCCGGACTCGGAGATCAATTGTCAGCCAACTCCCGCCACCACGATCTCCTCTGATGGCGGCAGCTCTGCTGGTGGTTCCTACAGTCAGAATGATGAAACCCTAGAGATTCTCATGACCGATCTTGATCCTGAAAACGCCAAGCAGTTCTATTTGTCACACGCGAGTGCGGTCGCGAGCGACAAGTTTGCTGCTGAGGCGAAAGACGCGCGCAAGAAGGCCCAAGACAGCCTTGGGTGCTTTGCCAACAGCCCTGAGGAAATCGACGTGTTTGGACATTGCGACGATGGTGATTTCGAAGCTGGCAAAGCCGAAGTTACTGAGGAGCTGACAACCGAAGGTCACGCGCTTGGCTCTGTCGTCTCCGAAAACTGTGGTTTGAACGATGTTTATCCCACCTCTGTTTATCCTGATGCTCGAGTGGACTCGTATCTTTTCAGCCCCTGTGGATTCTCTGCGAACGGCGTCGTTCCCGCTCCACCATCTGGCGAAGGTGAAAAGCCTGGAGCAACGCACTACTTCACCGTGCACGTTACCCCTGAGCCAGGCTTCTCCTTTGCGTCGTTCGAAACCAATGTCCCAGGTGGGCAAAAGGGTCGCAACACTGCCGAGATTATCGAGCACGTGGTCAACATCTTCCGCCCTGGTCGATTCAGCGTCACCTTGTTCGAGGCCAAGGGTCGCAGCGCCAACCCTTATGGCATGGGCGATGGCACTTTCAAGAGCCTTTCTATGCAGCGACTCGTTGATCCTGTCCGCGGATACCGCCGTGTGGACCGTATTGTTCATGATTTTGAAGATTATGACCTCGTGTTTCGCTTCTATGAGCGCGAGGACTGGCTGGGCGACAAGGCGGCCCGCGTTGGAGAGATTGATTGA
- a CDS encoding cytosolic Fe-S cluster assembling factor cfd1 (similar to Metarhizium acridum CQMa 102 XP_007811464.1) has protein sequence MGLEKVKHIVLVLSGKGGVGKSSVTTQLALSLSQAGHSVGILDADLTGPSIPRMLSIEESKVTQVPGGWAPVPVHEKDPSTGVGSLHAMSLGFLLPKRGDAVVWRGPKKTAMIRQFIRDVLWDETDYLLIDTPPGTSDEHISLAETLQSEALPAQVAGAVVVTTPQAVSTSDVRKELNFCFKTGIRVLGVVENMSGYVCPHCSECTDIFGSGGGRTMAEEFKVPFLGTVPMDAQFIALLEEGRRPQYPVGTQINGNDISSHEEDDGNCQDAHGSGNLVDKYKHCALSHVFKDITNSLTTKILTQG, from the exons ATGGGCCttgagaaggtcaagcaTATTGTGCTG GTTTTATCCGGCAAGGGCGGCGTGGGCAAGTCTTCTGTGACCACGCAACTAGCCCTTTCGCTGTCACAGGCAGGCCATTCTGTAGGCATTCTCGATGCTGACCTCACGGGACCATCTATTCCTCGCATGTTGTCCATTGAAGAATCAAAAGTCACTCAAGTTCCGGGAGGGTGGGCTCCAGTTCCCGTTCACGAAAAAGACCCAAGCACCGGTGTCGGTAGCCTGCACGCCATGAGCTTGGGTTTTCTGCTTCCCAAGCGAGGTGATGCCGTGGTGTGGAGAGGGCCAAAGAAGACAGCCATGATTCGGCAGTTTATCCGTGATGTTCTCTGGGACGAAACGGATTACCTGCTCATCGATACACCACCTGGAACAAGTGACGAGCACATATCTCTTGCTGAAACGTTGCAGAGCGAGGCCCTTCCTGCCCAAGTTGCAGGCGCTGTTGTTGTGACGACCCCGCAAGCCGTCTCAACGTCCGATGTTCGAAAGGAACTCAACTTTTGCTTCAAGACTGGCATACGCGTGCTTGGCGTAGTCGAAAATATGAGCGGCTATGTCTGCCCGCACTGCTCCGAGTGCACTGACATCTTTGGTTCCGGGGGTGGCCGTACCATGGCGGAGGAATTCAAAGTCCCATTCTTGGGAACCGTGCCGATGGATGCGCAGTTTATTGCTCTGCTTGAAGAAGGCCGCCGACCCCAGTATCCTGTGGGGACGCAAATCAACGGGAACGACATATCATCgcatgaagaagatgatggcaattgcCAGGATGCACACGGCAGTGGCAATCTGGTTGATAAATACAAGCACTGCGCACTGTCGCATGTGTTTAAAGACATCACAAACTCTCTCACAACCAAAATATTGACCCAAGGCTGA
- a CDS encoding cobW/HypB/UreG, nucleotide-binding domain-containing protein produces the protein MSPRRLAQGTANKKAKKSVNKVPARPLPVTLLSGFLGAGKTTVLQHILRSQHGLRIAIVVNDIGAINIDAALVKKTHRLTKTEEKVIALQNGCICCTLRGDLLEELVRISQLEDFDYIIIESSGISEPEQVAETFDARLAEQMGDLANADTVMPLDDSTVRVLKQLKAAGGLEKFARLDTTVTVIDAFTILNDFDTADLLSSRRDDVTPEDERTVSDLMVDQIEFADVIILNKVDMVNPETKKAALSIIKKLNHRAKIIESTRGRVDVNELVNTGLFKLDVAQSGYGWLQDLHAMTVREVNGRNVLTPKPETEEYNVQSYIYTRHRPFHPRRLFGLLYDKFILQMEHEDEDDEDGDEMADGVAEAQTDENVDVRVSLPASPVTSGSVSGSDRRSSSSGQSETSSAPTVPTILSPERESRDGPCDEAAMDIDDDMDIPSNADILSNKRAHPTFNRLFRSKGEFFLATRPHRAGDWSQAGAMLTLTGGRPWFCTLPPEEYTTGDAEVDSLVQHDIKKGGEWGDRRQELVFIGEKLDHDCLEKLLDGCLLTNSEMAAWEGIMRDNQLDDSSRVEALQDAFDDGFPDWIEDEEEEEEDEEVDKHTHTGHLVSHSLKQNVLTRSLKASS, from the exons ATGAGCCCTCGGCGCCTTGCCCAGGGCACGGCCAACAAAAAGGCGAAGAAGTCCGTAAATAAAGTTCCAGCTAGACCCCTACCTGTTACGCTGCTGTCTGGATTCTTG GGAGCCGGCAAGACGACCGTACTGCAGCACATTCTGCGCAGTCAACATGGACTGAGAATCGCAATCGTTGTGAACGATATTGGAGC TATCAATATAGATGCGGCCCTTGTGAAGAAAACCCACCGCTTGACCAAAACGGAAGAAAAGGTCATTGCGCTACAAAATGGATGCATCTGCTGTACTCTCAGGGGAGATCTGCTCGAAGAACTTGTACGCATCTCCCAGTTGGAAGACTTTGACTACATCATCATTGAGAGCAGCGGTATAAGCGAGCCGGAGCAAGTCGCTGAGACATTTGACGCTCGTCTTGCGGAACAAATGGGCGATTTGGCCAATGCAGATACTGTGATGCCGCTTGACGATAGCACAGTAAGGGTTTTAAAGCAGCT GAAAGCTGCTGGTGGACTGGAGAAGTTTGCTCGTCTCGATACAACCGTCACCGTCATCGATGCGTTCACGATATTGAACGACTTTGATACGGCAGATCTTTTATCTTCGCGTCGCGACGATGTGACTCCAGAGGATGAACGAACCGTTTCTGATCTGATGGTTGACCAGATCGAATTTGCGGATGTCATCATTCTAAACAAAGTGGATATG GTTAATCCCGAAACTAAAAAGGCAGCCTTGAGTATAATTAAGAAGCTCAATCACAGAGCCAAGATCATTGAGTCAACTCGAGGCAGAGTGGATGTCAACGAACTTGTCAACACAGGGTTGTTTAAGTTGGATGTTGCTCAATCTGGGTATGGATGGTTGCAAGACCTTCATGCAATGACCGTCCGTGAG GTCAATGGACGCAATGTCTTGACACCAAAGCCCGAGACGGAGGAATACAACGTCCAAAGCTATATTTATACCCGGCACAGGCCGTTTCATCCTCGGAGGCTGTTCGGATTGCTGTATGATAAATTCATCCTCCAGATGGAgcatgaggatgaagacgacgaagacggtGATGAGATGGCAGACGGGGTCGCCGAAGCGCAAACAGACGAAAACGTAGATGTCAGAGTCAGCTTACCTGCTAGTCCTGTTACGTCCGGTTCGGTTTCAGGGTCAGACAGACGAAGCAGCTCTTCGGGCCAGTCCGAGACCAGTTCCGCACCGACTGTCCCAACTATCCTTTCACCAGAGAGGGAATCAAGGGACGGACCGTGTGACGAGGCAGCCATGGATATTGACGATGACATGGATATTCCCTCAAACGCGGATATTTTATCAAATAAGCGCGCACATCCTACATTTAATCGTCTCTTCCGATCAAAGGGCGAGTTTTTCCTAGCAACGCGGCCGCATCGAGCCGGCGACTGGTCACAGGCTGGTGCCATGCTGACGTTGACGGGCGGGCGGCCCTGGTTCTGCACACTGCCTCCGGAAGAGTACACGACTGGAGATGCTGAAGTTGATTCCCTCGTACAGCATGATATCAAAAAGGGCGGTGAGTGGGGGGACCGCCGGCAGGAGCTCGTCTTCATTGGAGAGAAGCTCGACCATGATTGCCTCGAGAAGCTGTTGGACGGTTGTTTGCTCACAAACAGTGAGATGGCAGCCTGGGAGGGCATAATGAGGGATAACCAGCTTGATGACTCTTCTCGAGTTGAGGCGCTGCAGGACGCGTTTGACGATGGTTTTCCGGATTGGAtcgaggacgaagaagaagaggaggaagacgaggaagtGGACAAACATACCCACACTGGCCACCTTGTCAGTCACAGTCTGAAACAAAACGTGTTGACAAGGAGCCTAAAAGCATCGTCTTAG
- a CDS encoding purine-cytosine permease (similar to Neosartorya fischeri NRRL 181 XP_001260475.1) — protein MQTLMYDDVEKRAGVVDESGANTTPSSNDGCQEAQLTQIKTMSTLQRIQTKLNVETRGIERVPEEERTDTSYWNIGSMWLAANMVVPSFTIGVLGKPLFGVGFVDSALVIIFFNFIGVMTVCFFSTFGVAFGLRQMVLSRFWFGWWGVKLIALFNLCACLGWAAANIIVGAQLLNAVNENVPGWAGILIIAFCTLAIVFFGYKVVHAYEYWSWIPTFIVFLVVLGVFAHSGDFVNIPMKAGTTELGAVLSYGSTVFGFGTGYTSFAADYTVYQPSNRPRRRVFLATWLGIYPTLLFTELLGAAVVTATSINGGDNAYQKGFDQAGVGGLLAAVLFDRVGGFGKFCVVILALSIVANNCPNIYSVPLTMMTLGRWTRNVPRWIWSTIGTGIYIAIAIPGYSNFESTLENFMNFIGYWLAIYEGIALTEHFVFKRGFGGYRPEDYDNPKALPPGIASTAAFCMGIVGMVLGMSKTWYIGPVAKAAGTPPYGGDVGFELGFAFAAVSYMGFRTLELRTFKR, from the exons ATGCAGACTCTTATGTACGACGACGTTGAGAAGAGAGCTGGGGTGGTTGATGAGTCGGGAGCCAACACAACTCCTAGCTCCAACGATGGATGCCAGGAAGCTCAACTCACACAAATCAAAACCATGTCGACGTTACAGCGAATTCAGACGAAACTCAATGTTGAGACCAGAGGCATCGAACGGGTTCCCGAGGAGGAAAGAACAGATACTTCGTATTGGAATATTGGGTCCATG tggctggctgccaaTATGGTGGTTCCTTCCTTCACCATTGGTGTGTTGGGGAAACCACTGTTTGGCGTCGGCTTTGTAGATTCAGCACTTGTTATTATATTCTTCAATTTTATCGGAGTCATGACagtttgcttcttctccacaTTTGGAGTTGCCTTTGGGCTACGTCAGATGGTCTTGTCTAGATTTTGGTTTGGATGGTGGGGAGTAAAACTTA TCGCTCTCTTCAACCTGTGTGCCTGTCTCGGATGGGCGGCAGCGAACATTATCGTCGGCGCTCAGCTTCTTAATGCAGTGAACGAGAACGTGCCCGGTTGGGCTGGAATCCTTATAATCGCCTTCTGCACGCTTGCTATTGTCTTCTTTGGTTACAAGGTGGTTCATGCCTATGAGTATTGGAGCTGGATTCCCACAttcatcgtcttccttgttgtgcttggcgTATTTGCCCACTCTGGGGACTTTGTGAACATTCCGATGAAGGCAGGTACTACAGAACTAGGAGCTGTTTTATCATACGGATCCACGGTATTTGGTTTTGGTACCGGTTATACCAGTTTTGCAGCAGACTACACGGTATACCAGCCAAGCAACAGGCCACGACGTCGAGTTTTCCTTGCCACCTGGCTGGGAATCTATCCAACTCTCCTATTCACCGAACTACTTGGGGCGGCTGTTGTCACGGCTACGAGCATAAACGGTGGAGATAATGCTTACCAAAAAGGCTTTGATCAGGCAGGTGTGGGCGGCCTGTTAGCTGCAGTGCTATTCGACCGAGTTGGCGGATTCGGCAAGTTCTGCGTCGTTATCCTCGCTCTCTCCATCGTGGCAAACAATTGCCCTAATATTTACTCGGTTCCGTTGACCATGATGACGCTGGGCAGATGGACTCGCAATGTGCCTAGATGGATCTGGTCCACCATCGGTACTGGCATCTACATTGCGATTGCTATCCCTGGTTACAGCAACTTCGAAAGCACACTTGAGAATTTCATGAACTTTATTGGCTACTGGCTGGCCATCTATGAAGGAATAGCGTTGACAGAGCATTTTGTTTTTAAACGTGGCTTTGGGGGGTATCGTCCAGAGGACTACGACAACCCAAAGGCGCTGCCACCTGGTATAGCCTCCACAGCCGCCTTCTGCATGGGGATTGTTGGCATGGTTCTTGGCATGAGCAAGACTTGGTACATTGGGCCAGTTGCTAAAGCAGCCGGGACTCCTCCATATGGAGGcgatgttggctttgaacttggctttgcctttgccgcaGTGTCTTACATGGGCTTCAGAACCCTTGAACTACGTACCTTTAAGAGATGA
- a CDS encoding thioredoxin-like fold protein (similar to Metarhizium robertsii ARSEF 23 XP_007825806.1) — MTATLASQLTEITKKLESAGTKELKDTILSAKSGIEQSFDPKQAIQPGAKLPEFCLPDATGKEVSSSELLSKTPLLITFYRGEWCPFCNLALRAFQLRLAEIEAKGVTFVAISPELPDTSLSTVEKNELSFPVLSDVGLKFARKLGIVWKQPDELRAVFDTFGTSLKARNGDDSFEVPIPTTILVDRDGVVRNVHADPDYFKRLEPQEALDWIKELRR; from the coding sequence ATGACCGCAACACTCGCATCTCAACTCACCGAAATTACCAAAAAGCTAGAGTCAGCAGGAACAAAAGAGCTCAAAGATACCATTCTTTCAGCCAAATCTGGCATTGAGCAATCCTTCGATCCTAAGCAAGCTATCCAACCAGGCGCAAAACTACCAGAATTCTGTCTTCCTGATGCCACGGGAAAAGAAGTTTCTTCTTCAGAATTGCTCTCCAAAACCCCGCTTCTAATTACCTTTTACCGCGGCGAATGGTGCCCATTCTGTAACTTAGCACTGCGAGCCTTCCAGCTTCGTCTGGCGGAAATTGAAGCTAAGGGTGTGACTTTCGTCGCAATCTCACCAGAGCTACCTGACACTTCTCTAAGTACGGTTGAGAAGAATGAGCTTAGCTTTCCCGTGTTATCCGATGTCGGTCTAAAATTTGCCAGGAAGTTGGGAATAGTTTGGAAGCAACCTGACGAGCTTCGTGCTGTATTTGACACTTTTGGAACAAGCCTAAAGGCGCGGAATGGAGATGACTCCTTCGAGGTTCCGATTCCGACCACCATCCTTGTCGACCGGGATGGAGTGGTGAGAAATGTGCATGCGGATCCTGACTATTTCAAGAGGCTGGAGCCTCAGGAGGCGTTGGACTGGATCAAGGAGTTGCGACGTTAA
- a CDS encoding N-terminal binuclear Zn cluster-containing/DNA binding domain-containing protein (similar to Metarhizium robertsii ARSEF 23 XP_007825805.2): MADRQAKQAARRMRLGTKSCAECRRRKVKCIFPPESSICQGCALHNVACTAQQPRCQAQDEPETDKTALQQRVNELEGLVKSLAESVRVATANNSADASVTSSTTEGGSSSATLLTTSHPADSPFINLFRDAMLISNSDGYLQDTDGKLKNSAETPSPCGGLPSHLRPHIPDQDTIRAIIRATQKYWCTWPPCYYGTEPHESFQVNRDGEGEDVLLKLISQQRLDASFCKALLWLALCIQQLPVDCFRRYLPNTSSRQDVLSPYLAFCGIVLAGEEEANLDAVQCHILRFKLYINMGMPQKAWSCTRSAVSTATLLGLNRLDSTAKESHRMIWLLSWETERQLSLVLGYPSAVQTTTTTPFGSLPMGLEGPTAYRILYSLALVYGDVINRDQNPTSVSYAATVKIDQDVGELRKLFPVEWWDPGNVGDSLGDFYYQEITKFLFFLLVKLVHLPYMLKSVHDKRYEYSRHAALDAAREQIRSYVRMRNFPGAEILMCELMDFQAFNAGMTLIIGTLYMPNSDPTPLDILSEDGSLIESLIASLRQTALLLECRVSEQGARVLELLTVTRRFAEGSKLEVLVPYFGKLTINMPILNHEASIAASSTGSAPSPSIGQPYGLSNPCTPPPVEFSTNEFISGASMPFKQGDELQQEWCSVFDPNACYDWQQTWTRMQID; this comes from the coding sequence ATGGCAGACCGacaagcaaagcaagctgcaaggCGCATGAGGTTGGGGACCAAATCTTGCGCCGAATGCCGTCGACGAAAAGTAAAATGCATCTTTCCTCCAGAAAGCAGCATTTGCCAAGGATGTGCTTTACACAATGTAGCATGCACTGCTCAGCAACCAAGATGTCAGGCACAAGACGAACCGGAGACGGACAAGACTGCCCTACAGCAGAGGGTTAATGAACTTGAAGGTCTAGTCAAGAGCCTCGCAGAATCGGTCCGCGTCGCGACGGCAAATAACAGCGCAGATGCCTCCGTGACCTCGAGCACGACCGAGGGCGGATCGTCGTCCGCAACTCTACTGACTACAAGCCATCCAGCCGATTCGCCATTCATCAATCTCTTTCGAGATGCTATGTTAATCAGTAACTCAGATGGGTACCTCCAGGATACCGATGGTAAACTGAAGAACTCTGCCGAGACTCCGAGTCCATGCGGTGGCCTCCCGTCACATCTCAGACCGCATATTCCTGACCAGGACACCATTCGGGCCATTATACGCGCGACGCAAAAGTATTGGTGCACATGGCCACCTTGTTACTATGGAACGGAACCTCACGAATCGTTCCAAGTGAATCGTGATGGCGAAGGCGAAGACGTCCTTCTAAAACTCATTTCCCAACAGCGACTCGAtgccagcttctgcaagGCACTTCTATGGTTGGCGCTCTGCATTCAGCAGCTACCTGTGGATTGTTTTCGCCGTTACCTTCCAAACACATCCTCTAGACAAGATGTATTGTCTCCATATTTAGCCTTTTGTGGCATTGTCCTGGcaggcgaggaggaagcaaACCTGGATGCTGTCCAATGCCACATTCTGCGATTCAAGCTGTACATCAACATGGGCATGCCACAAAAAGCATGGTCTTGTACCAGAAGTGCTGTTAGCACGGCCACATTACTCGGGTTGAATAGACTCGACTCAACCGCCAAAGAGTCACACAGAATGATTTGGTTGCTCTCATGGGAAACTGAGCGCCAGCTCTCATTAGTTCTGGGCTATCCTTCGGCAGTCCAGACAACAACTACGACGCCATTCGGATCATTGCCGATGGGTCTCGAAGGCCCGACAGCATACCGTATTCTGTACTCGCTAGCCTTGGTGTACGGAGACGTGATCAACAGAGACCAGAATCCCACCAGTGTGTCTTACGCAGCAACGGTAAAAATTGACCAAGATGTAGGGGAGTTGCGCAAACTCTTTCCAGTTGAGTGGTGGGATCCTGGAAACGTAGGCGATTCCCTAGGAGATTTCTACTACCAAGAAATCACCAAGTTCCTATTCTTTCTGCTGGTGAAACTGGTGCATTTGCCATACATGCTCAAGTCAGTGCACGACAAACGATACGAATACAGTCGGCACGCTGCTTTGGACGCTGCGAGAGAACAAATTCGAAGCTATGTGCGAATGAGAAACTTTCCAGGAGCAGAAATACTCATGTGTGAGCTCATGGACTTTCAAGCCTTCAACGCCGGAATGACCCTGATCATTGGAACGCTATATATGCCAAACAGTGATCCCACACCGCTTGATATATTAAGCGAAGACGGTAGTTTGATAGAGTCACTGATTGCCAGCCTTCGACAAACTGCGTTGTTGCTGGAATGCCGCGTCTCAGAACAAGGGGCTCGGGTACTCGAGCTGCTGACGGTGACTCGGCGGTTCGCCGAAGGCAGCAAATTAGAGGTCTTGGTGCCGTACTTTGGGAAACTGACTATCAACATGCCAATTTTGAATCATGAAGCTAGCATcgcggcatcgtcaacaggCTCTGCACCGTCTCCAAGTATTGGGCAACCGTATGGGCTTTCCAACCCATGCACTCCACCTCCGGTTGAGTTTAGCACGAACGAATTTATAAGTGGTGCATCGATGCCATTCAAACAGGGCGATGAATTGCAACAGGAGTGGTGTAGCGTCTTTGACCCAAATGCTTGCTATGATTGGCAGCAAACATGGACGAGAATGCAAATAGACTGA